The Onychomys torridus chromosome 4, mOncTor1.1, whole genome shotgun sequence genome includes a window with the following:
- the Sec16a gene encoding protein transport protein Sec16A isoform X4, whose amino-acid sequence MKDSSMQPPPQAVPSGVAGPPPAGNPRSMFWANSPYRRPTSNNAPVAPITRPLQPVTDPFAFNRQTLQNSPVGSSSKSSLPSLPGPALSAFSQWPGLPVPPTNAGDSSTGLHEPLPGTLSQPRAETSPFPPASTPSSLPGLEMNRSAEGGSSSGPEVQMLPHPPHYIPRVGPEQPHGGHMNDSGSGPDQPMNRHTPRDGAVAQAASPFFPQPQMPGQWGPVQGGPQPSYQHHSPCLEGPVQNMGPQATSLSHFPSPSSLYQGPGHEPHVPLMSTQASLASGEGNEVVHQQSKNHSLSSLPPKHTFEQNSRVGNMWASPEFRQNPEVNKEHLLDPAHMNPFTQGNSPENQVHGPSEASTNPALQDAASGALSMFFQGEETENEENLSSEKAGLDDRLDLDGFSSTPRLGHPPPPGHGTGGVYQAFLKGPSSEAAQEGDVQPYFLQSMGIRHDRQTTMTPASDTWGDTSGAGTHCASGPQCENVENLEFVQNQEVLPRETLNVDPSSLSDQFRHGPLPGPAVSRPVTVGLTRGGGLNLEAPDISLHPTRPDSVSSSYSSHSHRSPPGSARPQELVGTFIQQEVGKLEDETSGSFFKQIDSSPVGGETDELAGSQNFCSSLSQPSTPSPPKPTGVFQTSANSSFEPVKSHLVGVKPVEADRANMVVEVRGTRDRQKQHRAAAVPPDATPGNLEQPPDNMETLCAPQACPLSLSTTGEAGHLASHTAGPPLDTVRPVPEKRSSARAQGPVKCESPATTLWAQNELPDFGGNVLLAPAAPALYVPVKPKSSEVIHHPEKGMSGQQSRKPGSVLPLQNQDSPGASENLENPPKVGEEEALPLQASSGYASLLSSPPTESLHNQPVLIAQPDQSYNLAQPINFSVSLLNPNEKNQSWGDAVVGEKSIVSSSRALSGDPEEHAALSGVSTSAVIGLSLPNSVPRGSGSSEMMGSQPASLLVQRLSPPIPKNSFPKSQNPNTEKGPSEFVNSPAGSTNVMLVPPANSTLVPNNNKANHSSNQEEAVGALDFTLNRTLENPVRIYSPSHSDGPASQQALANHPIQSGPGLHNQDHFYQQVTKDAQDQYSLERAQTELVPPQPQNSPPQMPQAACPEPSNPESPPTQGQSESLAQPPASPAPVNMGQQLLPQPPQSSSASVTSTSSSQAAVRSEQPWLHPPPPNAFGPAPQDLASYYYYRPLYDAYQSQYPSPYPSDPGTASLYYQDIYGLYDPRYRPYDSSASAYAENHRYSEPERPSSRASHYSDQLTPRQGYPEGYYNSKSGWSSQSDYYANYYSSQYDYGDPGRWDRYYGSRFRDPRTWDRRYWYDSEHDPYRKENYAYSDRPEKCDDHWRYDPRFTGSFDDDTELHRDPYGEEVDRRSLHSEHSARSLHSTHSLPSRRSSLSSHSHQSQIYRSHNVTGGSFEAPHAPGSFHGDYAYGTYASNFSGAHGFPEYSYPADTSWPAVEQAPSRPTSPEKFTVPHVCARFGPGGQLLKVIPNLPSEGQPALVEIHSLETLLQHTPEQEEMRSFPGPLGKDDTHKVDVINFAQNKATKCLQNESLIDKESASLLWNFIILLCRQNGTVVGTDIAELLLRDHRTVWLPGKSPNEANLIDFTNEAVEQVEEEESGEAQLSFLTDGQTATTSVLEKETERFRELLLYGRKKDALESAMKNGLWGHALLLASKMDSRTHARVMTRFANSLPINDPLQTVYQLMSGRMPAASTCCGDEKWGDWRPHLAMVLSNLNNNMDVESRTMATMGDTLASKGLLDAAHFCYLMAQVGFGVYTKKTTKLVLIGSNHSLPFLKFATNEAIQRTEAYEYAQSLGVHTCSLPNFQVFKFIYLCRLAEMGLATQAFHYCEVIAKSVLTQPGAYSPVLISQLTQMASQLRLFDPQLKEKPEEESFVEPAWLVQLRHVERQIQEGTVLWSPDGTDPQQCHITPGSEAEQLDGPGLNQQAGLKADNPLLMPSTEPLMHGVQLLPTETVPRGSPVRQSLPELNEEEFGGNFADPGSSRTAQDLKPPPVWDRDSSSLTPASEGKKPAQAVKKEPKEPKKSESWFSRWLPGKKRTEAYLPDDKNKSIVWDEKKNQWVNLNEPEEEKKAPPPPPTSFPRVPQVAPTGSTGPPTASVNMFSRKAGGSRARYVDVLNPSGTQRSEPALAPSDFFAPLAPLPIPSNLFVPNPDAEESHPAEAQFKAEPTLEPKIISSAASPPGPELSPSKLDGSQGGELSRCSSLSSLSQEVSRHFHQASGDHCAAGATPGGSVPFYNPAQLVQASVTSGNSRPGRIGQRKYAALN is encoded by the exons ATGAAAGACTCCAGCATGCAGCCACCACCTCAGGCAGTCCCGTCTGGTGTGGCTGGACCACCCCCAGCTGGGAATCCTCGGAGCATGTTCTGGGCCAACAGCCCTTATAGGAGGCCAACCAGTAATAATGCACCAGTGGCTCCCATAACACGCCCATTACAGCCAGTAACGGATCCGTTTGCTTTTAATAGACAAACTCTTCAAAACTCACCAGTAGGCAGTTCATCCAAAAGCAGCCTGCCCAGTTTGCCTGGCCCAGCCCTCTCTGCTTTTTCTCAGTGGCCTGGTTTGCCTGTGCCTCCTACAAATGCTGGGGATAGCTCCACAGGACTTCATGAGCCTCTGCCAGGAACTCTGTCACAGCccagagcagagaccagtccGTTTCCCCCTGCATCTACCCCTTCTTCGCTGCCTGGGCTGGAGATGAACAGGAGTGCTGAAGGTGGTTCCAGCTCAGGACCTGAAGTACAGATGCTGCCACATCCACCTCACTACATTCCAAGAGTGGGTCCTGAGCAGCCTCACGGGGGCCATATGAATGACAGTGGTTCTGGGCCTGACCAACCCATGAATAGGCACACCCCACGTGATGGTGCTGTGGCCCAAGCAgcatctcctttcttccctcagcCACAGATGCCAGGTCAGTGGGGGCCAGTGCAGGgaggtcctcaaccttcctatcAGCATCACTCACCCTGCCTGGAGGGACCTGTTCAGAACATGGGGCCCCAGGCTACCAGCTTGTCCCATTTCCCCTCTCCATCTAGTTTATATCAGGGGCCTGGCCATGAGCCCCATGTTCCACTAATGTCTACTCAAGCATCCTTGGCCAGTGGTGAAGGGAACGAGGTGGTCCACCAGCAAAGTAAAAATCACTCATTGAGTAGCTTACCCCCTAAACATACTTTTGAACAGAATTCCAGAGTTGGGAATATGTGGGCAAGCCCAGAGTTCAGGCAGAATCCAGAAGTGAATAAAGAGCATCTGCTAGACCCTGCCCACATGAATCCCTTTACTCAGGGAAATAGCCCTGAAAACCAGGTACACGGTCCCTCAGAGGCTTCAACTAACCCTGCCCTGCAAGACGCAGCCTCTGGAGCTCTCTCAATGTTTTTTCAAggggaggagacagaaaatgaGGAGAATCTCTCATCTGAAAAAGCAGGCCTTGATGACAGATTGGACTTGGATGGCTTCTCTTCTACCCCCAGATTGGGtcatccaccaccacctggacaTGGAACTGGTGGTGTCTACCAGGCTTTTCTCAAAGGCCCTAGCAGCGAGGCTGCTCAGGAAGGAGATGTACAACCTTATTTTTTGCAGTCTATGGGCATCCGGCATGACAGACAGACCACTATGACCCCTGCTAGTGATACATGGGGTGACACTTCAGGGGCTGGAACCCACTGTGCTAGTGGGCCACAGTGTGAGAATGTTGAGAACTTAGAATTTGTTCAGAATCAAGAAGTTTTGCCACGTGAGACCCTGAATGTGGATCCCTCTTCCCTGAGCGATCAGTTTCGACATGGGCCCCTTCCTGGGCCAGCTGTCTCAAGACCTGTTACTGTGGGCCTCACCAGAGGTGGGGGGCTAAATCTTGAAGCCCCTGACATATCACTGCATCCTACCCGACCTGACAGTGTGTCATCCAGCtacagcagccacagccacagaagTCCTCCTGGGTCAGCCAGACCCCAAGAATTGGTAGGCACATTCATTCAGCAAGAAGTTGGAAAACTTGAGGATGAGACTTCAGGGAGTTTTTTTAAGCAAATTGATTCTTCTCCTGTTGGAGGTGAGACAGATGAATTGGCTGGGAGCCAAAATTTCTGCAGCAGCCTGTCCCAGCCCTCAACCCCAAGCCCTCCAAAACCCACAGGAGTGTTCCAAACAAGTGCAAATAGTTCTTTTGAACCAGTAAAATCCCACTTGGTTGGAGTGAAACCAGTTGAAGCAGATCGTGCCAATATGGTGGTTGAAGTGAGAGGGACCCGGGACCGCCAGAAGCAGCACAGGGCAGCTGCTGTACCACCTGATGCCACCCCAGGGAACCTGGAACAGCCACCAGACAATATGGAGACACTGTGTGCACCTCAGGCCTGCCCTCTGTCTCTTAGCACCACTGGGGAAGCTGGACACCTGGCTTCACACACAGCAGGGCCACCTTTGGATACTGTACGCCCAGTGCCTGAGAAGAGGTCCTCGGCCAGGGCCCAGGGGCCTGTGAAGTGTGAGAGCCCAGCAACAACTCTGTGGGCACAAAATGAGCTGCCAGATTTTGGTGGCAATGTCCTTCTAGCTCCTGCTGCCCCTGCACTTTATGTCCCTGTAAAACCAAAATCTTCAGAAGTTATTCATCATCCAGAAAAGGGAATGTCTGGACAACAGTCACGGAAACCAGGATCTGTGCTACCCTTGCAGAACCAAGACTCTCCTGGTGCTTCTGAGAACCTTGAAAACCCTCCCAAGGTAGGAGAAGAGGAGGCCCTTCCATTGCAGGCAAGTTCTGGTTATGCGAGTCTGCTGTCCTCGCCACCCACTGAATCTTTGCACAATCAACCTGTCCTGATTGCCCAGCCTGATCAAAGCTATAATTTGGCTCAGCCCATTAATTTTTCTGTGTCCCTACTGAATCCTAATGAGAAGAATCAGTCCTGGGGAGATGCTGTGGTGGGGGAGAAATCTATAGTGAGCAGCAGTCGGGCTCTCAGTGGTGATCCTGAAGAACATGCTGCTTTGTCTGGAGTTTCAACCAGTGCTGTCATTGGCTTATCTTTGCCTAACAGTGTCCCTCGAGGTTCTGGGTCTTCTGAAATGATGGGTAGCCAGCCTGCCAGTTTGTTGGTTCAGCGGCTATCCCCTCCAATTCCAAAGAACTCATTTCCTAAAAGTCAGAATCCTAATACAGAAAAGGGTCCTTCTGAGTTTGTTAATAGCCCCGCTGGAAGTACAAATGTGATGCTAGTTCCACCTGCAAACAGCACCTTGGTACCTAATAATAATAAGGCAAATCACTCCAGTAATCAGGAAGAAGCTGTTGGTGCTCTAGACTTCACATTAAATAGAACTTTGGAAAATCCTGTGAGAATATATAGCCCATCTCATTCAGATGGCCCAGCTTCTCAGCAGGCTCTTGCCAATCATCCCATAcaatctgggcctgggctgcataaCCAGGATCATTTCTACCAGCAGGTAACAAAAGATGCCCAGGACCAGTATAGCCTAGAAAGAGCCCAGACAGAGCTGGTACCTCCTCAGCCACAGAATTCTCCCCCACAAATGCCCCAAGCGGCGTGTCCAGAGCCTTCAAATCCAGAAAGCCCACCCACACAAGGACAGTCTGAAAGCTTGGCCCAGCCACCAGCAAGTCCAGCTCCAGTCAACATGggccagcagctgctgcctcagcCACCACAGTCCTCCAGTGCATCGGTTACATCTACCAGCTCCAGCCAGGCAGCTGTGCGGTCAGAGCAGCCATGGCTGCACCCACCACCTCCTAATGCTTTTGGCCCAGCACCTCAAGACTTGGCATCTTACTACTATTATAGGCCCCTTTATGATGCCTACCAGTCTCAGTACCCTTCACCGTACCCGTCGGATCCTGGGACGGCCTCTCTATACTACCAG GATATCTATGGCCTGTATGATCCTCGATACAGGCCCTATGACAGCTCAGCATCTGCTTATGCCGAAAACCATCGCTATTCAGAGCCTGAGCGGCCCAGCTCCCGAGCAAGTCACTATTCCGACCAGCTCACTCCCAG GCAAGGTTATCCTGAAGGATACTATAATTCTAAGAGTGGATGGAGCAGTCAGAGTGATTACTATGCAAATTATTACTCCAGCCAGTATGATTATGGAG ACCCAGGCCGCTGGGATCGTTACTATGGGTCTCGCTTCAGGGATCCTCGCACCTGGGACCGGAGGTACTGGTACGACTCAGAACATGACCCATACAGGAAGGAAAACTATGCCTACAGTGACAG GCCTGAGAAATGTGATGATCACTGGAGGTATGACCCTCGATTCACGGGCAGCTTCGATGACGACACTGAGCTGCACAGGGACCCCTATGGAGAAGAAGTGGACAGGCGTAGCCTTCATAGTGAGCATTCAGCACGGAGCCTGCACAGCACTCACAGCCTGCCCAGCCGCCGAAGCAGCCTCAGCTCCCACTCACACCAG agTCAGATTTACAGAAGCCACAATGTGACTGGCGGTTCCTTTGAGGCCCCTCATGCCCCAGGCTCATTCCATGGTGATTATGCCTATGGCACCTATGCCAGCAATTTCAGCGGTGCCCATGGTTTTCCAGAGTACAGCTACCCTGCAGACACCTCCTGGCCTGCTGTGGAGCAAG CTCCATCAAGACCAACCTCTCCTGAGAAATTTACAGTGCCTCATGTCTGTGCCAGGTTTGGTCCTGGTGGTCAGCTCCTTAAAGTGATTCCCAACCTGCCTTCAGAAGGACAGCCTGCACTAGTGGAGATCCACAGCTTGGAG ACGTTGCTGCAGCACACACCTGAGCAAGAAGAGATGCGCTCCTTCCCAGGACCTCTTGGAAA agatgATACCCACAAAGTAGATGTTATTAACTTTGCACAGAACAAAGCGACAAAATGTTTGCAGAATGAGAGTTTAATTGACAAAGAATCTGCAAGTCTTCTTTGGAATTTCATTATTCTGTTATGCAGACAGAATGGG ACCGTGGTGGGAACAGACATTGCAGAGCTTTTGTTACGAGACCACAGAACTGTGTGGCTTCCTGGGAAGTCACCCAATGAGGCAAACTTGATAGATTTTACTAATGAGGCCGTGGAACaagtggaagaggaggagtcaGGGGAGGCCCAGCTCTCGTTTCTCACAGACGGTCAGACAGCGACCACcagtgtgctggagaaggagactGAGCGATTCCGTGAGCTCTTGCTATACGGCCGGAAGAAG GATGCTCTGGAGTCTGCCATGAAAAATGGCCTATGGGGTCACGCTCTGCTGCTTGCAAGTAAGATGGACAGCCGGACACATGCCCGTGTCATGACCAG GTTTGCCAACAGTCTTCCAATCAATGACCCCCTACAGACTGTCTACCAGCTCATGTCTGGACGGATGCCTGCTGCGTCCACG TGTTGTGGAGATGAGAAATGGGGAGATTGGAGGCCGCATCTTGCAATGGTTTTATCCAACCTGAACAACAACATGGATGTTGAGTCTAGGACCATGGCTACGATGGGCGATACTCTAG CATCAAAAGGCCTCCTGGATGCTGCACACTTCTGCTACCTGATGGCCCAGGTTGGATTTGGGGTTTATACAAAGAAAACCACGAAACTTGTCTTGATAGGCTCAAATCACAG TTTGCCATTTTTAAAGTTTGCCACCAATGAAGCTATTCAAAGGACGGAGGCTTATGAGTATGCTCAGTCTCTTGGGGTGCACACCTGCTCCTTACCTAACTTCCAG GTGTTCAAATTCATCTACTTGTGCCGCCTGGCTGAAATGGGACTAGCCACACAGGCCTTCCACTACTGTGAAGTAATAGCCAAGAGCGTCCTGACACAGCCTGGTGCATACTCTCCAGTGCTGATTAGCCAGTTGACTCAG ATGGCTTCCCAGTTACGCCTCTTTGATCCTCAGCTGaaggagaagccagaggaggagtcCTTTGTGGAGCCTGCCTGGTTGGTGCAGCTGCGGCATGTggagaggcagatccag GAAGGCACTGTGCTGTGGAGCCCGGATGGAACTGACCCCCAGCAGTGTCACATCACACCAGGCTCTGAGGCAGAGCAGTTGGATGGCCCAGGACTCAACCAGCAGGCAGGACTGAAGGCCGACAACCCTCTACTGATGCCAAGCACTGAGCCCTTGATGCACGGTGTGCAGCTGCTGCCCACAG AAACAGTGCCACGGGGCTCACCTGTCAGACAGTCACTTCCAGAGCTCAATGAAGAGGAGTTTGGTGGGAACTTTGCTGACCCG GGCTCCTCCAGAACAGCACAGGACTTGAAGCCCCCCCCAGTGTGGGATCGTGACAGCTCCAGTCTGACACCTGCTTCAGAAGGGAAGAAGCCTGCACAAGCTGTCAAAAAGGAGCCCAAGGAGCCCAAGAAG AGTGAGTCCTGGTTCTCTCGTTGGCTGCCTGGGAAGAAAAGGACAGAAGCTTATCTACCAGATGACAAGAACAAATCA ATTGTTTGGgatgaaaagaaaaaccagtgGGTGAATTTGAATGAACCAGAGGAGGAG aAGAaggctccacccccacctccaacaTCGTTTCCCAGGGTTCCTCAGGTGGCTCCCACTGGGTCTACAGGACCACCCACGGCCTCCGTGAACATGTTTTCTAGAAAAGCAG GTGGCTCCAGAGCTCGCTATGTGGATGTTCTAAACCCAAGTGGGACACAGCGGAGTGAGCCAGCTCTTGCTCCTTCGGATTTCTTTGCTCCACTTGCCCCGCTCCCAATCCCTTCTAACTTGTTCGTACCAAACCCAG ATGCAGAGGAGTCACATCCTGCAGAGGCTCAATTTAAGGCAGAGCCCACCCTGGAACCCAAG ATAATAAGCTCTGCAGCATCACCCCCTGGACCTGAACTCTCACCCTCCAAACTAGATGGCTCCCAGGGAGGAGAG CTCTCGCGCTGTAGCTCTCTGAGCTCGCTCTCACAGGAAGTGAGCCGGCATTTCCATCAG GCTTCTGGAGACCACTGTGCTGCAGGGGCCACTCCAGGCGGGTCTGTGCCCTTTTACAACCCTGCTCAGTTGGTGCAG GCTTCTGTCACCTCGGGGAATTCAAGGCCGGGGAGGATTGGCCAAAGAAAATACGCAGCATTGAACTAG